The genomic window AGCCATTCGGTAGCAGTGCGCGCTCACCCCACCCTGGATCGGCGGATACTTCATCACCGCGCAGATTCGCATCAGCCCGTCCCCTCGAACAGCCGTTCCTGCCGGGCGAACCGCACCACCGCCTCGGCCTCGGGCGGAAACGGCGCGCCCGACCGCAGTACGCGAAAGGCCGTGTCGCCCAGGCGATAGCACGCCAGTGCCGACCGCCCGGCGATCTTCACCAAGGCGATTCGAATCGGATCCCCCAGTATGCCGTCGGGCATGACGCCACTGCGCAGCCACTCGTTGTGCTGGGTCACCACGTCACTGTCGAACTCGGCGAGCCGCACATGCGCGCCCAGCACCGATCCGCCCAGCGTGACGTCCGCCTGTTCGGCCGCGACGGTGGCCGCCGGGTCGAACAACAACTCCAGGCGCAGCACCTCGTATCTCGCGAGGTCGGCCATATCGTCTCGGCCACTGGTCACGAGATAGTCGAGAAACCTCGTCCCCTCGGCCAGCACTCGCTTGTGGTTCTGCTGTCCATCGACATGGGTCGGCGGGTATCGACGGATGAACTCGTCGAGGAAGTCGTGCTCGTGCGCCGCCGCCGACAGGGTCGCGGGCAGACACCGCGCCAGCATGTCCAGCCGCTTGTTGGTCACCGAGCGGACGTTGACGTCCAGCTGAGTCCGGTCGGCCGCGGCGAGCAGGTCCAGCTCGGCCCTGGAGAGCGCGAACCGGGCGGCGAGCTCAGCGGGCCGCTCAGCCAACATGGTCCGCGCGTTTCCGGCGGTGAGCAGCTCGGCCAACGCTCGCTGGAAACCGCTGCCGCTCACCCGCCCATCACCACCGAACCGATCGCCGCCCTGGCCCGGCGCAGGTCGGCGGTGAGTTCATCGAAGTCGTCCGGAAACTCCTGGTCGCGTTCGAGAATGACGCAGCGTACCGCGGGCGCGCGCCCGGCCAGGTAATCCAGCAGCTCCCACACCTCGCCGGGTACGGGCGCGGAATGCGAGTCGAGCAGCGTGCCGTCCGACCAGTACCCGCCCGCGAGGTGCAGCTGCACTACCCGTTCCAGCGGAATGGAATTCAGGAACTCGATCGGGTCGTACCGGTGATTGACCGAGTTGATGAAGACGTTCGTGAGATCGAGAAGCAGTCCGCAGCCCGCCTTTTCGACCACATGCGTGATGAACTCGGCCTCGGACAACTCGGCCGGGAAGTCCAGGTGATAGGTGATGTTTTCCAGCAGGAACGGCGTGCCGACGCGCTCCTGCACCTGTCGGGCTTTGCCCGCGATCTCGTCGGCCATTCCCCGCGTGCGCAGCAGCGGTGTCAGCTGTCCGATCGAGACGCCACCGGCCCGCGTGAACGACAGATGGTCGCTGCACCACGGTGCGTCGACCCGGGCCACCAGGTCCGCGAGATCGTCCAGATAGCCGGTGTCGAGCGGCCCTTCGGTGCCGATCGACATCTCGACCCCGTGCGGTGTCAACGGGAACCGGTCCCGCAGTAGGTCCAGTGGACCGCCTACCGGCGTCTCGAGGAAGTTCTCGGTGATGATCTCGAGGCAGTCGATCGACTCCTGGTTCGCCATGATCGCGGCGTCCAGTTCCCTGCGATATCCGAGACCGACTCCGAGCGCCGGCAGGCTGCCGAGGTCGAACTCACGCATAGCAGCGGCAGCAGGCGCCGCAACTGCAGCACGGCAGTACGCCCATGACACGGTCCGCGGTTGCGCCCTCGTCCTCCACCAGCGCGACCCGCTCGAAGAGATATGGATCCTTGATTTCCATTGTGACCGACACTGTTCTCACCTTTCGTCAGGTTTCCAGTAGTCAGCATGTGCCGGTCACCGATGGTCGACCAGGGAGTACGGCCCCTGGTGACCCGGGAATTCTTCCCGACCCGTCGGGAAGAGCATGGTGCGACCTATTTGTACCGAATGGTCGGTCGAGAGCCGCAGGGGGCCAGTCGATTTCGGGTTCGGTCAGCGGTCCGAAAACTTCCCCTTCGGGCCCTGCCCAGGGCATTCTCAGGCAGCTGAGAGATCCGCTCATTCGGTGCACGGAACCGGGATCCAGCAGAGGCCTGTGCCAGGGGGTGATGAACTGTGCTGTCCAAGTCCGCTTGTCAGCAGCGAACCTTGGGGTCCGATATTTCGGTACTCGACGATATCGGCTCGCCACTGTCCGAAATATGCCGGCTGACCGTGGTGCTCGCCGATGACCACGCGGTCGTCCGGGCGGGGTTGCGGTCGCTGCTCAGTTCCGTCGACTGGATCTCCGTCGTCGCCGAGACCAGCACCGACGGTGCGGTGCGTGAGGCGGTGCTGCACCGGCCGGACGTGCTGATCCTCGGTCAGTGGCGGCAACCCGAAAGTGGTTCCGTCATCGGCGAACTGGTGCGGTCCGCGCCGGGCGTCGCGATACTCGTGTTCAGCATGGCCGAGGACGACGAGTCGGTATTCGCCGCTATCCGTGCTGGAGCGGGCGGCTACCTCCGCAACGCCGCGGAGCGCGACGACATCCTGCGCGCGATCTGTGCGGTGTCGGCCGGGTGGGTGATTTTCAGTCCGCAGATCGGCAGCAGACTCGCCACCATGCTGTCCGGCTCCACCGTCCAGGCTCGCCCTTTCCCGGACTTGACCGCCCGGGAATTCGACGTGCTGACCCTGGTCGCCGCGGGACTGCCGAACGCCTCGATCGCCGCCGAACTGAACCTGGCGCCGAAAACGATCAGCAACTACCTCTCCCGCATCTTCGCGAAGCTCGGCGTGGCGGACCGGGCGAACGCGATCGTCCGGGCGAGAGACGCGGGCCTCGGCAGCTCGCCATGAACAATCCGGCACGTGCCGAATCCGGCTGCCGCATATTCAGTATCTTCGTCGACTTACCGAGTGCCGACGATGATCATGATCTAGATATAGGGCAATCGTCCAGTTCGAGCGATCAGAAAATAGCAGCGCAGCGGTCTACGCTAGCTATGACCTGTGGGAACGGGCAATTGTGACTACCGTGCTGCGATACCGGTTGCCATACATGAGATTCCATCAGCAAATGCGGAAATCGATCTTTGCTCGTCCCATTGACGGGGTAGAGTCCAACTACTTTCCTCGGGTCCCGAAGCGCGGCTCGCTCCGTACGGATGTTGACTCTGGAGGAATACATGCCTCTTCCCGACCGTCGTGCAGCGATCCGTCTCTTGGCGCCGCCGGCGAGCAGGCCAGATAAAAGCGCACCGGATCTGGTGTGGCAGTGGGCGAAAACGATGACCGCCGGTCGGATGACCGCGCAGCGGCTCAGCGCGGAATTCCCGACGGTGCCGCAGGCGGTGATCCACGCCGCCGTCGCGCAGGCGCACGCCGAACTGCACCCGCTGTTGGCCGACTCGCTGACCGAAATGACCGAATTGCTTGCGCGCGAACGAATCCGGCGGATCGTGGGCTGAGACTTGCCGGGACTTACCGGCTTGCCTTCTGGTACGCCTCGACGACCTCGGCCGAAATCCGTCCCCGGCTCGACACGTCGATGCCCTTCTCGCGCGCCCACTGCCGGATGACTCCGGTCTGCTCCCGCCCGGCCGTCGAGCGCACCCGGTTGCTGGTACCCCGTGGTGCCCGCCCGACCTTGCGGGCGGCCGCTGTCCACTCCGCGAAGATGCCGCGGAGCCGCTCGGCATTGTGTGCCGACAGATCCATCTCATAGGCCAGCCCATCCAAGGTGAAGCGCACCGTCTCTTCGGCCGGTGACTTGCCGTCGAAATCATCGACCAGTGTCACGACAACCTTGCGTGCCATCGAATTTCCCCTTCGTAAACGCTCGCATGTGTGGAAGCGATAATCGTAGACCGTCGCCTCGATTCCGCTAATTCAGGTAGTGCTCTACTCGGGTGAGAAAACCGGACGTGCGGTCTGATGATGTCGAGAGTGTGTGTTCGCCGAAAGGCGGGGGAAATGTGGATAGCGAAATCAGCGATGATGGGATGGGCGGCACGACCGAGCCTTCCTGACCCACTGCCCCCGTGCGGTACATCCGCACCCGTCGACGTGCTCGGGCCTGCCTCGCAACTGTCCTTGTTCGGTGGATTCGAGCTGCGGCTGGCCGACCGCAAGGCGGTGCTGCCGATGCACGCGCAACGCGTGCTCGCTTACCTCGCGCTGCGGAAGATGACCGGACAGGATTGCGGGCGGCAGTTGCTCGCGGAGCGGTTGTGGGAGAACTCGTCGCCGGAGCGGTCGGCGGCCAGCCTGCGGACGGCGCTGTGGCGGATTCGCCGCGCGGGGCCGGAACTACTGGCGGGTGATGGCGAACGGGTCACGTTGGCCGACCATGTCGAGGTCGATGTCGACTGCTTCCGGCGGCGCGCCGAGGCGTTGCTGTCCGGCGCCGCCGACTGCCCGCCGACGAACGTGCGCATGCTGTGCACCGCCGCCGAACTGTTGCCGGGCTGGGACGAGGACTGGCTGCTGTTGTTCCGCGAACAGGTGCGGCTACTGCGGTTGCACGCGCTGGAGGCGGTGGCGCGCCGGTACTGCGCGCAGCGGCTGCACCCGCAGGCCATCGATCTGATCCTGCGCGTGGTCGCCGAGGAGCCATTGCGCGAATCGGCCCATGCGATTCTCATCGAGGCTCATCTCGGCCAGGGCAACGCCGCTGAGGCCCGCAGGCAATACGACGTCTTCGCCGCGACTCTGTGGCGCGAACTCGAGCTGCGGCCGTCCGCCGAACTCCGGCGCCGCGTCGGCCTGCCCGAGTTCGCCTCGACTACGCGATATTGACGCGCCCGGCCACGTGGTGGCCGCATGGTGGAACCATGCTGGCAGACTTCACCAACGCGCCACCCCCGACGCAGGTCGGCGGCCTACGCGCGGTGCCGATGCACATTCAGAACCTGCGTGCGGTCGTCACCCTGGACGCCGCGACCGCCACCGGATCGGTCGAGGCGACGATGACCTATCTGGTCGGCCCGCATGCCGGGTCGCCGATCTTCGATCTGCGCCAATCCGTGCGGACCTGTCTGCTCGACGGCGCGGTGCTCGATCCGGCGAAGATCGCCGCGCGCGATGTCGGCGCCGGGCCGCACAGTACGGTCCGGGTCGTCGGCGTCACGCAGGCCGCGGGATCGGTGCACCGGCTCACCGTGACCTACCAGTTGGCGACCCCGGCCGCCGACCTCGGCGGTGCCTATCCGCCGGTGCTGCACTGGTCGAACGGCCGGCTCCGCTGGTCATTCGGCATGTCCGATCTCTACGCGGGCCGATATCTCGAGGCGTGGTTTCCGTCGAACCTGCCCTTCGACCAATTTCCGTGGACGTTGGAACTGCGGCTCACCGGGACCACGATCGCGCATTCGCTCATCACCAATGGTGCGGCGACGGTGGTCGGCGTCAATGCGTGGTCGGTGCAATTCCCGGCCTGGTTCACCACGATGTCGTCGCTGCTCGAATTGCATCCGTCCGACGCGCTGGCGTTCCGGTCGTCGACCGTCGTGCTGCCGGTGTCGCGCCGCTCGGTGGTGGTTGAGACCTGGAAGCCTGTCGGCGGTCCGGAGAATTTGCCCGCGTTGAATGCTCGGATCCGTGCGCTGCTCGCGGACTTCGAGAACACCTATGGCGAATTTCTCGGCCGCAGATTCGTGTGCTACTTCCATGGTGCCAGCGGCGGCATGGAATACGCCACCGCCGCAACGACTTCGGCGGACGCGCTCGATCACGAGGTGTTCCACTCGTGGTTTGCCCGCGGCATCAGCCCGGCGGCGCAGGCCGACGGCTGGTGGGACGAGGCGTACACCAGCTTCCACGACGACGGCGACAGTCGCACCGAGCCCGCGGATTTCACCCGGCCGCCGGTAGAGCTCTGCTCGCGGCGGCCGTTCCAGCGCACCACCCCGGCTTTGTCCTATGGCGAGGGCAGCCGCTTCTTCCTGGATGTCGCCGGACGGGTCGGCGCGGACCGGCTCCGCGCCCTGATGGGGGAGCTTTACCGCGCCCGTCGTGGAACGCCGGTCAGCACAGCGGAATTTGAGGCGTATCTCGTGTCCGATTCCGGTGCAACAGATCTCGTCGATGTCTTTCATAGATTCGTTTACGGTTTCGCCGAGTCGACACCCGATGCCCACGTTGAATTCGATACCGCACAGGGACTATGGACCCGCCGCTCCGACGACCTTGTCGCCACACATGTCCCGCCGAAAGCCGGTCAGGACAACTGGTTTCATGCCCGAGTGCGTAATCTCGAGACAGCGGGGCCGTGCCGCCACTTCGTCGTCACGTTCGCCGTCCGGGCCACAACGGCGACACCACCCACCTATCCCGCCGACTTCTTTCCCGCCCACACCGCCACCATAGGTTTCGATCTCGCACCAGGCCGGTGGCGAACCGTGTCGGCTCGCTGGCCCGCCGGTCGGGTGCCCGCCCGCGGCACCAGGGTGTCGCTGCTGGCGTCGGTGCACGCGCGCCGTTCGCATCCGGCTTCAGGCACTCATGTGTGGGAGGAGGCGTCGATTGCTCAGCGGGATACGGCCATTGACTGAACGCGGGGCGGGCGGCGGCGGAGCCACCATGCCGACCCGGCCGAACAGTTCCGGCGAGGGCCGGATACCGAGCTCGGTCCAGAGCAGATCGGCGAACATGCGCAATTGCCTGCGCGCCTCCACCACATTGCCCTCGCACAGGTGTGCCTCGATCAGCGCCGTCTGTGCCGACTCGCGCAACGGTTCCTCGGCGACGACCGCGAGCATCACGTCGATCGCCTCCGGGTAGCGGCCTTGTTCGGCGAGCCTGCGCGCGTCCACTTCCAGCGCGTGTAACCGCATCTGCCGCAGCTGTTCCCGGGCCAGCAGCAGCCAGGTCTCGTCCCAGCCCGGCAGCAGCTCGTTGGTGCGGGCCAGCAAAGCGGCGCGATCGCGCGGGCAGTCACGCTGCTCGGCCAGCATCCGCTCGGCGTTTCCGCGGAACTCGTGCACGTCGACCTCGACGTGATCGCCCAGTCGCAGCCGGCCACCTTCCCCGCACACCAGCGCCGGACTGGCCTGCCGGATCCGCCACAGTGCGGTGCGCAGGCTGGCCCTGGACCGGTCCACGGTCACGTCGGGCCACAGCCGCTCCGCGAGCACACCACGGTCGCAGTCGGGTTCCGCGATCTGGTCCAGCGACAGATACGCCAGGACGCGGCGTGAATGCTGCGGCACGGCAACGTGGCGGGCGTCGACCCGCAGGGCGAACCCGCCGAGCAGAGAGATGGCTAGTCGCATCGAAATCTTCCCTCCGTCCCAGGCCAGTAGCGGCCGGTCGAGCAAGACTGCCCGCGCGATGCTGCGGTCGCGTCAATGTCGCGTCAACCCCGCCCACGCAGCGTTGACGGGAAAGGTTATGGCCGCGCGCGACGGTGGTCCGGTGACTGGCGACGAGAGCACGGTGATCGTGGTGCGGGCCTGGCGTGACCGCGGTCGGTTGATCATCCGGGTGCTGGCAGGCTCCGGCGATACGCGGTCCGCGCGGGAGTGGGTGTTCGGCGATGTCGACGGGTCGCTGGCGTGTGTCGAACAGTTGCTGGCCGAGCTCCGTGACGCGGCAGTTCGGGATGAGACAAAGCGTTGACGCTTGTACACACCGTGGTCGCGCAGAGTGACGCGAAACGCCCGTCGTTTGCGGAGGTGACCACAATGCGTGATACCGAGGACTACGTCTCGCCCTTCTCCGGGCTGTCGCCCTTCGGCGAGAGCATGGAGCAGGCGACCGAAGTGCCGGTCGCCGAATTCGACGAATCGCCGTTCGAGGGCTATTCGTTCACCGAATCCCCGTTCGGTGAGCACGGCTACGCCGAGGCGGACGAGCAGTCGCAGCTTGCCACCGAATTCCTGGAGGCCCTGCACGACGAGGAGTTCGCCGAGGCGCTGGAGCAGCTGCTCGACGAGGGCGCGGCCCGGGCGCTCAGCGACGCCCAGCAGTGGTCGGTGACGCCGTCGGAGTCCGAGTGCCGGGAGTCGCTGCAGGAGTGGATCGCCCCGCTGATCAGCGAATGGGAACGCACCATCGACAGCTTCGCGAGCGGACTGGAGAACGCCGACCTGCACGGGCTCGCGGAACAGGAACTCGACGAACTGCTCGATTCGCTGGAGACCCCGGCCGCGCTCGGGTCGGTGGCCTTCGAGAATTTCCTCGGCAAGCTCGTCCGCAAGGTGAAGTCGGTCATCAAGCAGAAGGTCCGCCAGGCGGTCGGGTTCGTGAAGAATCCGGTCAAGGGCGTCATCGGCATCGCCAAGAGCGGACTGAAGACGATCAAGAGCGGTCTGCAGACCATCGGCAAGCACCTCATCGGACCCCTGCTCGAACGGCTGAAGAAGGCCGGGCTTGCACTGCTCAAGGGTGTCGTCGCGAAGTTGCTCAACCCGCTGACGCGGATCCTGCCCGCCGAGATTCGTCCGCTGGTGCCGATCCTGGCCAAGCGCCTCGGCATCGGCGAGGCCGCCGACGAGACCGAGGAGAGCCAGGAGGAACTCGGCACCGCGGGCACCATGGCCGAGGCGTTCGATCAGCAGCTTTTCGAGCTGTTCACGGCCGAGGAGACCGCCGAGGCGGCCGACTACGACGAGCTCGATACCGAAGAGCCCGAACACAATATGGTCGCCGAGCTCGATGACGCCCGTGCCCGGCTCGCCGCACAGTTGAGCGCCTACACCGGCTCCGAGGAGCCGATCGCCGAGATCGAGCAGTTCATTCCGGCGGTGCTGGCCATCCGGCCGCTGCTCAAGCTCGGGTTGAAAGTCACCGGCGCGCGGGAGAAGCTGGTGAACCTCATCGCGCAACCGCTGGCCAAGCTGATCAAGGGGATGGTCGGGCCGGAAGCCGCGCGCACGATCGGCAAGATCGCCGGGCAGGACCCGTCGGTGATGATCGCCCGTGCGGTGGTCGGTGTCGGGTTCACCGCGCTCGGCTTGGAAGCCGCAGGCCAGGAGGAAGACACGATTCCCGGTGAGGCGCTGGCCTCGGCGGTCGAGGCGACGGTGGGGCGGGTGCTCGACGAACTGCCCGAGGCAGCCTTCACCGACCCACTACAGGTCAGTGCCGCGGTCCAGCGCGCATTCGCCGAATCGGCCGCCGCTTACCTGCCGGACCGGCTGCTGCGCGCAGATCTGCCGGAACGGGAGACGGCCCAGGAGGGCGGCTTCTGGGTGATGATGCCGCGCTCGACCAGGCCGCGCTACCGATTCCGCAAGTACACCCGGGTTTTCGCGGTGCCGATCCCACGGCAGGTCGCGCGGGCGGTGCGCTGGAACGACGGCGGCACTCTGGAGACGTACCTGCTCGACCGCGGCGCCGAACGGTGGCCCGTGCAGGCCGAGATCGACCTCTACGAAACGCTGCCCGGCACCATGCTTGGCCATCTCACCCGCGACGAAACACTGCCTGCCGCAGAGCAACCCGGTGCGGAGGAGTTCCAGCCACTCACCGAGGAGGCTGCGGGGCTGCTGCTGCGCGAACCCGCGCTCGGCAGGCGCGGGAAGGTCGGGACCGCGCCGGGCGCGTATCGGCCCGTGCCCGGTCAGCGATACTTCCGCGTCCGTGTCGCGGCCCTGCCCGCACGCCGGGCACGCCGACCACGTCGGCTGACTACGGTGCGCTGGGACCCGGCGGCCAAGCGGATGCGCGTCGTGATCAAGCTGTCCGAGCGGCGGGCTCGCGGTATGCAGGCCCGCCTGCAACGGGCGGCGCCCGCGGGCCAGCGTGATCTGCCCGCCGTGCTGTCGGCACTGCGCGAGATCTTCCTGCCGCGCTTGCAGTATCGGATCGCCCGGCGGCTGCTGAAAGCCACGCTGGTCACCGACCCGGCCGCCGCGGCCAAGCTCGCGGGTGACCTGACCGCCGCGACCAGCACCGGCATCGCGACCTATCTCGCCCAGCGGGGCGCCCAATTCGCCGCCGCCGTGGCCGATCCGGCCGACGGGGTCACGCTGACGGTGACCTTCACCGGGATTCAACCGGATTCGGCGCAGCTCCCGGCGCCCGAAGTCGTCGCTACGCCTGGACTGTCGTGATGGACGCCCGATTCGCCACCGAGACAGCGGCGCTGGCCGTCGAGGCCAGGCACTGGCGTCGCGCTTGCGCCGCGTTGGGTGACCTCGAGGTCAGCGCGGCGCCGGGGGCGTGGCGCGAGCTCGAGTCCTACCTCGGGCTCAGCGTCCGAGCCAGTCTCAGCGGCCAGGCGCGCAGGCTCACCGCGCAAGCCGACCGTACCCTCTTCACGATCAAGGCCGCGACGACGCGGGCCGACCTGAAAACCGCACGCGCGGAGCTGCTTACCCTGCGCCGTCGGTACAGCCGGGCCGAGGCGGTCGTCGACTTCTATTGCGACGCGGTGAATACCCGCACGAATCCGCGCACCGCCGCCGTGCTGCGTGGGCTGGACACTTTGGCCGTGCACAGCATGGACCAGGTGTTGCGGCCGTTGGGTATCGACACTCCTTCGGTGCTGACCTACCTCGACAAGGGTCTCGGCGCGTCGATACTGCGAGCCGGAGCGCGGCTCTGGGATGCGTCCCTGTCGCCCGCCGCCGCCATCAAGATCACGCGGCACAATCTGTGGCAGCCCACCTCCTTGGTCCATGAGACCGGCCATCAGGTGGCCCATTTGACCGGCTGGACAACGGAATTGGCGGCCGCACTACACGCGGCCCTGGCCCCGCGGAGCTCGCTCGCCGCGGACGCGTGGCGCAGCTGGGCATCCGAGGTAGCGGCCGACGTCTATGCGTTCTCGCTGCTCGGCTTCGCGCCGGTGCCCGCGTTGGCGACCGTCGTGGACGGGCCGACGAGCCAGGTGTACCGAATGCCATTCGGTGATCCACATCCGGTCTCGGCCCTGCGAGTGCAGTTCAACGCGGCACTGTGCCGCGCCTGGTTCGGCGCGGGCCCATGGGACGCACTCGCGGCCCGCTGGATGGCGAGACACCCACTGGCCCAAGCACCTTCGGATGTTGCCGCGATAGTCGCCGCCAGCATGCCGTTACTGCCCGCGATCGTCGACGTGTGCACGCGAATGCCGATGCGCGCCTTCCATGGCGTCCCGCTGTCGGCACTGGCCGACCCGCGCCGGGTAGCGCCGGGCGAACTGAATCGGCTGGCCGACCGCGCGGGCGCCTCGCTGTACACCTCGACCCACCTGCAACGGGTCGAGCCGATGCGAATTCTGGCGCTGACCGTGCTGCGCGGTCTCGAATCGTCCACCGCGCCATCGGAAATGGAGACATGGCTGCGACGGATGGGTGGTGGCGACCGAGTCGCCGCCTGAACGCACAGATAGGAGACCGACATGGATAACGACCCGGACCAGGCGCAGACGTTCGATCTGGACAAGCTCGCCCACCTCATCGCGGCCGCGCTGCAGCAGAGCCGGCCGCCGGACCGTCCCGAATCGAGCACAGTCGACGCGGAGAACGACTTGACGCTGTCGATCTTCTCCGAGCTGCAGTACGCGCTGCAGTCCCGCAACCTGTCCTCGACAGGTCCGCTGACGCAGCGGTTGCCCGCTCAGGTCAACCCCTACGGCGAGCTGGAGTTCGGCAAGCCGCTGCCGGGATACGCGGCCAAAGCCGTTGTCGTGCACCGCGGCAGCCGTCCGCCCGAGGCGCACCAGGTGTGCGGCGGGACGCAACCGACGCTCGACCTGCGCCACCCCGGCGAGGTGGTGGCCGTGCAACTCCAGGACAGCGAGCACCGGCTGCGGCTGGTCACCTTCGTCACGCACGCACCGAGAGACCAACGCGGGTATGGCCCTGCCGCCGCCGCGCAGGCCGACCCCGCACCAGCAACCTAAGGAAAGGCAGCGCCATGTTTCGACAGTTGGCAACCGCGCTCCCGCCGCTCACCGGCTCGCTCACGCCCGCGGACGCGGTCTTCACATTTCACCCCGAACAGCTGAGCCGGTGGCTGGATGAGGTCTGGGCACAGGGCGGCATCTCCGCCTGGCCCAACGTCTTCAACAGCACCAACGTGCCGCTCGGCGACCCCGCCGCCGTCAAACTGACGCAGATCCCGAACAACCTGCTCGCCGAGTCGTTCAAGTCGGGTGTCGGTTCGCCGACGGGGACACCGCCGTTCCCGCCACCGCTTGGCTACAACCCACCGGCGCCGAACAGCCCCCCGCCGGTAGTTCCGCTGTGGGACCACATGTTCTACGCGTACCTGGTGGAAAGTACCGGTGCGGTGGAGATCTTCGCGGAGGTGGTGCGGCGCTACGTCGTCGGGGAGACACTGCCCGCGCCGTCCGCCGAGACGATGGCCTGGGTGCGCGCTACCGAGGAACTGTTCTTCCGGGACCCGCCGCTGTTCCGGGTGGGTGGCCTGACGAGCCAGCTGCGCCCGGACGCCAGGGTCAATCGGCGCAACGCCTACTGGCGGATGTTCGGACTCGACCTGCCGCACCCCGCGCCCGGCATCGACGGGCAGGCGTGGAAGCGAGACGCGGGCGCGGCCAGCAACATTCGGTTCATCGAAATCTGGAACGAACTGCTGCGGCAGGTCTGGCTCGGTATCGAGAACGAGCGCAACACGTCGGGTTCGAATCCGACCGACGCGAGCTACATCGGCTATCTGTGCCAGACGCTGGCGGAGATGCTGCGGCTGCGCCGCCTCGGCGGGATGCTGTCGCGCGAAGAGTTCAGCTACGGCTGCATGCTGAATTGGTTCCACCTCACCGTCGGCTACGAAAGCGCGGTGGTGCGCGATCTGAGCGCGAATGCCGGTGTCAGCGGTGGCAATCCGGCCGATCGGCTCGCGACCGTCGGTGCTCGGGTCGGCGTCGCGCCGTCCC from Nocardia iowensis includes these protein-coding regions:
- a CDS encoding DUF692 domain-containing protein; translated protein: MREFDLGSLPALGVGLGYRRELDAAIMANQESIDCLEIITENFLETPVGGPLDLLRDRFPLTPHGVEMSIGTEGPLDTGYLDDLADLVARVDAPWCSDHLSFTRAGGVSIGQLTPLLRTRGMADEIAGKARQVQERVGTPFLLENITYHLDFPAELSEAEFITHVVEKAGCGLLLDLTNVFINSVNHRYDPIEFLNSIPLERVVQLHLAGGYWSDGTLLDSHSAPVPGEVWELLDYLAGRAPAVRCVILERDQEFPDDFDELTADLRRARAAIGSVVMGG
- a CDS encoding LuxR C-terminal-related transcriptional regulator; the encoded protein is MLSKSACQQRTLGSDISVLDDIGSPLSEICRLTVVLADDHAVVRAGLRSLLSSVDWISVVAETSTDGAVREAVLHRPDVLILGQWRQPESGSVIGELVRSAPGVAILVFSMAEDDESVFAAIRAGAGGYLRNAAERDDILRAICAVSAGWVIFSPQIGSRLATMLSGSTVQARPFPDLTAREFDVLTLVAAGLPNASIAAELNLAPKTISNYLSRIFAKLGVADRANAIVRARDAGLGSSP
- a CDS encoding three-helix bundle dimerization domain-containing protein, which translates into the protein MTAGRMTAQRLSAEFPTVPQAVIHAAVAQAHAELHPLLADSLTEMTELLARERIRRIVG
- a CDS encoding histone-like nucleoid-structuring protein Lsr2; amino-acid sequence: MARKVVVTLVDDFDGKSPAEETVRFTLDGLAYEMDLSAHNAERLRGIFAEWTAAARKVGRAPRGTSNRVRSTAGREQTGVIRQWAREKGIDVSSRGRISAEVVEAYQKASR
- a CDS encoding AfsR/SARP family transcriptional regulator, whose product is MWIAKSAMMGWAARPSLPDPLPPCGTSAPVDVLGPASQLSLFGGFELRLADRKAVLPMHAQRVLAYLALRKMTGQDCGRQLLAERLWENSSPERSAASLRTALWRIRRAGPELLAGDGERVTLADHVEVDVDCFRRRAEALLSGAADCPPTNVRMLCTAAELLPGWDEDWLLLFREQVRLLRLHALEAVARRYCAQRLHPQAIDLILRVVAEEPLRESAHAILIEAHLGQGNAAEARRQYDVFAATLWRELELRPSAELRRRVGLPEFASTTRY
- a CDS encoding AfsR/SARP family transcriptional regulator, whose translation is MRLAISLLGGFALRVDARHVAVPQHSRRVLAYLSLDQIAEPDCDRGVLAERLWPDVTVDRSRASLRTALWRIRQASPALVCGEGGRLRLGDHVEVDVHEFRGNAERMLAEQRDCPRDRAALLARTNELLPGWDETWLLLAREQLRQMRLHALEVDARRLAEQGRYPEAIDVMLAVVAEEPLRESAQTALIEAHLCEGNVVEARRQLRMFADLLWTELGIRPSPELFGRVGMVAPPPPAPRSVNGRIPLSNRRLLPHMSA